TTTACTCAGTGGATCAGTAGAGACTGACTACAGCCCTCAGAGGGTTATTTACATGACAGGGAGtctttgcaaaaatatttatttctgaaacatAGGAAGAAAGTAATCAATGCATGTGTACACAGTGAGATTTTGCTATGGGCAAGATTATAGTTGAGAAATAGTTTATGTGTAtgttattataattaaaattattattatgcagTGGCTTATAAAAATGATACCACAACCCCATAGGACTAGAAATCAACACTATAAATTGTACAGCAGATTATGCACTTTTTGTCACCCACAACGCCCACTTCAGATACATGATAGCAACAGGGTGCTGTGTCCAACATGGCACCCGAGCTGTTCAGCATAGGGTATGTGCAGTGCTGTGGCACATGTGATATGGGTTTCTTCCATGTGTCATTGCAGTCTTGTTGCTATGTTCCTATCACCATCTTATAGTTCAGGCCCCTCTTTGTGGTTAATAAAGAACTTTAGGCTTATGCCATGAAAGAAAAAAGCAGCTGTTACTTATAACTGCCTAAAAATAGGCTTTATTGTTCCTTGAGCATTAATAATAAAGGTCTTCTCCATAGAAAACAGTAAAAGCTAGTTTTAGCTTTAAAAGTAGCAGCTGGGTGTGAAATAACACTTAAACATATGGAAAtcatttctttattgattttattttacccTCCCCAATGCGAACATCTTCTTTACCAAACCTTGCTGTCAAAAATGATACCAGCAGTGGTCATTCTGTTGAGGAGTGGGGGGTGAGATTACACCCAGGCCTGCtcccccttggggcccactggagACCACACTGCGGTGTTAAAGAAAATGTGtgtctggaggggggggggtcgccgggTACATATAGTGCTCCTGTGTACGCAAGAGGATGGTTATGTTCCTGGATACCAGAGAATAAATTATGATTTGACAGGGGACAGTAACTTaaagcaactaatcagcagttaATCATTTCTGGCCTAGTtcagttagaataatgaaagcaaatctgagggCTTATGTACAAACGTAACTACAGTCatgcaaaattaaattaaagatgcTTGAGTCCGCCTTTTGCATTCCTGCATAATGTGCATACGGAACTAGGGACATTTATGGTAAAAACACTGTGTAAATAACATGGCAAATTGtgtttgaaattgcactttggaTACTGCACTAAATGACCCTTCTGATCTGTATGCTGTTTTTCATGAACTAAAGCATTCTTTGCCCTAGTTGCTCCATGTATCCAGTGTTTTGTATTTAATTACTGATAAAGGTTCAATCTATTCTGCATGTGTATGATATATGTCCATAAGTATTTAATGGCATACACGTACTGTTCTTAGTATTCTCAGTAATATCCAACATATCATGAAAAATAATGCTTTGATATGCTGTCATAATTTTGAGCACAGGCACAAAAACCTACCATAGAAGAAGGGGTTTTAATGCATTCCTTTAAAtatggacatacagtatatgtgcctCTTCCATTAAGGAATGAAGCTAAAGCAAGTTTTTTCTGTGCAACACTGTTTTACTCTGCCCGGAAATGACAGTCACAAGTGCTTTTGAGTCATCATTCCGTTGAATGCTTCATTGTACTTATATGACTTGATTTGTGGagaatgttatttaaaatgaattgttttCCATGTAGTGAGTACTATGGCAAACGATGATATGAACTGGACAAAGCCTTATCAAGCAATACCTCCTGTAAGGATGCCTGCATCTGTCTTAACACCTCTACCTTCTACATCAGACCACTATGCCACAGTTTTCCAATCACATCCTCATCAGCCAGCAGACATTTGGCCGCTTTATCACATTGGGCCCCATAACCCCATTGCCCCTGTTTATCAGCACTCAATGTCTGATTTCCCTATGGTCCCAGGCACTGGCCCTGATGGTAAGCCTGGTTCTCTTCTGAGTCTTCTACAGCATGAAAGATATTCAGTTCCTCTTCAAGAGTCAATGATTAAGCAGGAGATTCTCGCATCTACAGCAACAGGGATCTCTGCTCCGGAAAACCTCAATCCAAGGATAAATCCTCAAACAGGTAAATTATAAACAATTGTGTTCTAATACTGGAGTAAGGACAGACACAGGGACGCATAAAATGTCATATGTGTTTAAGGTATTTCTAGTCTGGGGCATCATAGTTGTACCATAAATGTTATTATTGGCTCCGGCATTACGAAATATTTCTGAACAATAGAAAAAGGCAAAGAATAATTCACATATATAATAAGTAATTGATTCCAGTCATTAGATCAATGCCATCAATCTTTATTGACCTAATGGTGCTAGAAGCAAATGGATTAAGTATACTATGGCAGACAGTCATATGGCAGTGTGCAGCAGAGCAACTATAAAAGGGGAGGAATGCAAACCAACCCTGGTTTACATTGTTCTTATATTTGTAGTGAACATATGCAAGATTCTAACAGATTATTGCAGAGGTTGCTGGGAAATATGTACCTTCAACTGCCAGCCACCAAACACCAAAGAGAATATTACAAAAGCATACATACAATCAACGCTTTAGCAGCTAAAAAAAGAGCACAAACTGACAGTTTATGCAACATACTGGGGAAAATTCACCATTCTATAATTCCATCTTTCTATGACCATTGGTGAAGCAAGCGCTTCCCCTGGAGCCATTTCTTTGAAAACATTCTGCCTTGCCTTTAATACTTGACTCCTTGAACTAAGCTGCAGCTCTTATGCTCATTTATAGCTTTTGCATAAactgaaatattatatattgtatggaCTGTTGTGGTAGCCTGTTGGCCTGACAGCACTGCCAACTTAAAGCACAGCCCTGAATTTGCTATCATGTACCTTTAAGGCAAAGCATACTGCAGAGGCAAAGCAAAAATATACGCTTTGATGTTCAATGCTGACCATTAGTTATAAACAGCAGCACATCAAAGAATTCCTACCATTCATCATGGTTTCTCCTCTCAAATAATCATGAGTATTTTGCCTTTATTAGCATTGCTCTCCAAATCGCCCAAGGAGATCATTACATGCACACAATCAAGTCTATCTGAAGAGCAGGCAATGCCGCAGAAAACACCAGATAAATTGATTGTGCTCTGTTTTTAAGTTAAGTAGGATCCTGTAAGCAAAATATTAAACTGAAATATGTAGACTTGTCTCTTTACCCTTTAACTGTTGCTTATGCAGGCAGATCCCTCATGCAGGATTAGGTTTATGTCACTACAGCAAGATGTTACCATAGCACATCTAATTCGTCTGAGATAATGAATGTGTTTAGCTTTTATCATGTTTCAGTTTGAACATATTGTTTGTAATAAACATGTATTGAGTTATAACTTTATTATTGTCGAGGCCAGTGCTTGCATATCTATTGAGCCTTTCTTTTCCAGTTTCCTAATATTTTGCAGATGTCCCACTGCGATGATATTGTAAAACCAGGAACATCCTTAAAATACAATATGCAAAAGACTAATTTTGCTACTAAAATATACTTCTGAAATAACTTTGGCCAAAACTTGCTAAGAATTTGGGCTATGGGCTACTTAGTTGTCCAGCAAGTTCTCTAACCACATTCTATCCTCTCTCTATGGCCTCCGGCATGTCTTTGATAATGAACGTGGTGAACTGTGGAATGTCCTCTAGTTATTCCCATTTTCTGTTCTAAATAACATTCAGCTGCTCTGTGATATTGAGCTTACAATGGCTGGGTCTGACAACTCACCGACTCACCAACCAGTCTGtgcaagggtaaaaaaaatactGGACTCATgcatcaacactgagcaaattggccctgggcagtaacccatggcaaccagtgtttgctttcattgttctacatgcatctggctgaaaaaagctgatcatggtcttgttgctatgggttactgcccaggtgcaaatttgcaatgttttatacaatgataatatataatattatatataaatattgcatatTATGTGATGGGAGAGGGTCTcactatactaaaaaaaaatccatagccTTTAGATCTACCTATACTAGATCTACCTTGTTTTGTTACATGAAGtttcactttattttgttttggcaACTTGACAATCTGATCTGATCTTGGAGGTAGTTGGTCATTGAGGAAAGGGGTGTGAAAGAAACTGTGGCTGTCTAGCAGAATTGCTGTCCTTATGCACAGACTGAAATTCAAcagttgccttaaaggagaactaaaacccaaaaaatgaatgtggttacaaatgccatattttatatactgaactcattgcaccagcctaaagtttcagcttttcaatagcagcaatgatccaggacttcaaacttgtcacaggggtcaccaccttggaaagtgtctgcgacactcacatcctcagtgggctctgagcagctgttgagaagctaagcttaagggttgtagcaaattatcaagcagaaaatgaggttggcctataatataagctgatgctacagggctgattattaaattctgatgctaattgcactggtttctgtgctgccatgtagtaattatatgtattaattactaatctgccttatactgtgacatttatattctatgtgtaatgtacagtatattgtgattgggtccctaagctcagtaagtgacagcagcacagagcatgtgcagtgaatcagcagaaaagaagatggggaactactggggcatctttggagatccagggatctttactgctaaagggctgttgttgccttgggctggtacagaagcccaaaataataatgtacaacatttctagctacttctttagttaagctttagttctcctttaaatatgtgttATTGGAGCCTATATGTAACAGACTGCTCTGCTGCTGCAGTTATCTCTTTGCCCAGTTAACTGTAAACAGCAAAATACAATATTATAAGGCAGAGTCACACATACcaaggggctgatttaataaaagttaaatagATTTTGGTATGGATTCTGTACAAATAAAGATCTTAACTCATAGAAAATATCGTCATAGTCACACATACcaaggggctgatttaataaaatttaaattgattGTGGTATGGATTCTGTACAAATAAAGATCTTAATTCATAGAAAATATCGTCATATTTGAGCCATGTAACTTACTTACTCttacttatttattttcacatattttcatatgagaaaaatattcacaaaattaacatataaaggaaacatatttttGTTAAAGCACTACATGTAAACTTGGAATATAGTTTTTCACATttcagtaaatcagcccctaagtatgaGATACAGATTTTGGGATACTATATAGGGCcatgtttataaatatgtgtaatgTAAATGAAATGCACATTTCTGCTCATGTAAAAGCCAGGTTTGATGCTGCTGTAAAACTTCAAGTAAAAACTTGCACAGAAACCATCAAAATTAAAGAACGCGTACCGTATGTGGAATATATAGACTGACTGTCAAGGCCAGTGCTGGGCCTAAGATTGAGGGAACCCAAAGCAAGTACCAGCAACAACAAGCCCACACCTCCCCTAGTTCACTAGttgataaatgtgtccctatAAAAACCCATTGAAGGGAATAAAGAAGTGAAATTTCCCTTTGGCAACCAATAGGAAGCTCTATTTCactgtttgatgcccattgtgtttGACATTTAGAAACTGTTCATTCATTGCTTTTCTCTTATTCCACTTTCTTCTAGATCTGCATTCTCAGGAACGAAGAAAAGACTATTTTCATCCTCAAGATCGAAGGAAGgatttatacttttattaaacaTATCGTTTTCAATTCTTTCTCCTTCTAAGGATACTTTTGTAAATATGTTGTAAAGTACATGCAAAGGCCTTTTTTATTGCACATGGACTTCCTCATTGGACAAGAGTAAAACAATATGTAGTGTTGTCATTCCCATGGTGCAAATGGTTTCTTCATATTGGACACCGGAAAGCAAACTTTTGGTGGGGACCCTGCTTTGTTTGGACAGGATTTCAGGAACCCTAAAGAAGAAAATGAGTCAcgtttcccattgttcttatacaCATGCTCTtcactttctttttaaaataatcataaaatgtGCCGAAAAGGATAAGGGAGGCATAAGAGTGTAGAAAATGGGCCTCAGTTTAGTAAAATCTCTGCTTAAAGGTGTATTTAATTATGTTGTTTGGGTGATTAGTAGGTACTTTATGTGTATTTCTAAGCTTTTGTTAATTGTCTATTAAACATATGTTAATTGTTGATAATATTATGCATGGCCCCTTTTTTGGGCCAAATTAGATTGGTATAATTGTTTAGCCATAGACCAACCATCAAATCAAATGGACAGGCCTAAGGTGGTTTGATTTTCCGTGCTGCCCCATCAGTATCTGAGTGAGCCATAATCAGGTATTGATATGGCAGGGCCTTGTTATGGGTACAAATATACCCCTTCAGTGCGCTGCGAAACCTGAAAAACTGTCTGTCTATTATTTTGGTGTGAAAATGTAGCTACAACGTACAGTAAATATACATAATGCAAATGAGAAGGTTCTGTTTATATCCAAACGCATATCATTTGTATGAGTCACAACCAGTTTATGTTAGCCAAAGCAGCCTTATTTGCACAATGCACTACAAGGAGTCCATTCTACTATCCGGTATAATTAACCTCAAACTCTCTCTCCTATTGCTGGTGATAAAACAACATCAACAACATCCACCAGCTGTATTTTATCCATGTAGATGAGCAGCACACGttttgtgaaatgtatttgcAAGGACATCACACTCCGGTAATGAAGTTAAGACACTATTAGTGATAAAATTGCCAGTCAGTAGCAACTAGATATATTTGTAATGCTATTTCCATAGCATTTAATCCATTTGTAAATATCCTACCTCAAGTTTGatcatgaaaaatattttctgtgtaatactactactactgcaaTAACTGCACTTTTCATTGAGCAACACAGTATAGTTccatgttttttgtatttgtattcatttttattttgtatctacTGGGGGAAATAGATGTGggcattctatttatttatatatacttttaatcAACTTTTGAAAAATGCTTAATTTCCTTATAAATAAATCACTTATTGAGgaacgtttaaatgatttactgTGAATAAACATAATAAAGCAGCCCAGATTTCTTCATTGCACCGAGTTTGTCTTTACttgaaaaatatatgtgacaAAATGAAGGAAACACACCCATGtagtttcttaaaggggtagtttactttAACTGTTATAGAATttaaattctaagaaacttttcaattggccttcagtttttttcttttttccactttttaaattatttgcattcttcttctcttcccagctctcaaatgggggtcactgaccccatataaaaacaaatgctctgtaaggatacaaatgtatgaGAAGGTTCTGCTACTTTgtgttactcgtctttctattcaggccctatctTATTGATAATCCAGTCTgtctttcaaatcaatgcatggctgctagggtaatttgaatcctagcaaccagattgttgaacttgcaaactggagagctgctgaataaaaagccaaataactcaaaagccacaaatactaaaaaatgaaaaccaattgcaaattgtctcagaatattactctctacatcatactaaatgttaatttaaaggtgaacaacacctttaaaagtGCACTGGTTAATTTTCCACCAAAGGGCAGATTCTTTTCTTTCTATTGATAAATCTATTGATGATTGATAAAGGTTTTCTATCAATTTTTCTCACctactttttttcacaaatataaaaaagcttGAACGGctgagtttctttttttaattctttattttgaattttcacatggAGAAATGGGGTACAGACAAAAGATAGGGAACAGAAAGAAGGGGATAAATAAGTATGCAATACTTaacaaataaaagaataaagaaaatacaattggCTTCTTAACAATGAGGTATGACCAACAATCACCTCTTGAGAGTATTAAATGTCCCCTTTCACTTATGTTTCCAATTACCCTCAATTTTTCGAAATAATGCG
The sequence above is a segment of the Xenopus laevis strain J_2021 chromosome 8L, Xenopus_laevis_v10.1, whole genome shotgun sequence genome. Coding sequences within it:
- the vgll1.L gene encoding transcription cofactor vestigial-like protein 1, with amino-acid sequence MEDLHKSSLEYKMKETPVKTELGSRCVIFTYYQGDINSVVDEHFSRALRTTKDPQDLSTKNRGDDYLPKNMSTMANDDMNWTKPYQAIPPVRMPASVLTPLPSTSDHYATVFQSHPHQPADIWPLYHIGPHNPIAPVYQHSMSDFPMVPGTGPDGKPGSLLSLLQHERYSVPLQESMIKQEILASTATGISAPENLNPRINPQTDLHSQERRKDYFHPQDRRKDLYFY